The genome window tctctgctgtacggaagtactgacctgttcacggacttgcacctgtgccctcatgcatacgaaaatcaagttcctcatcaataagtgattatatcacataggacttgttttcaaatcaaaataagtgagtatctcacaatttatacggtcaaacagatgataatcggtatactcaccggtaagatgaactctcgtgcataccttgatacgggaatgtgtcgtgatgtggatgaacaccggtcggtaagtataaatcatacattaacgtatcctctaaacatgattacatctgataagttgagtttaagtggacaacaataccgataattgttataggatgcttattttaatgttaattaactgaacaacaagagtgttttggcatgaccgtacactgatatgattctcttaccctcgaaactcgcaaaaagaatgtctgtatatatttatttatttactgcttaacttttattgttcttcttttaaacagtttcgtcgtttggtgcatatcagcacgacattagcggtgatgtcgtttgataacactcaaaggattttaaattgttgtcttttactttcaaaaataccaaaaagattttaggagtgttttaatataaactttataaaagccaaaaagattttctttctactttattttcgatcgtacgatgttggagctcgagtcttcgttacctgaaacctgaacgaaaaccgaattgactaaatcttcataaacggtcgaaatttgcatgttttgaaagttaaagacttaaattgacaaatttattaaactttcaaactgtcggacggtgtttgattatgacatggtcattcgtgtgtctcttggttatactaactattccaagcagttgttctcattacgcgtttagatttcttgcatgtgcagattctaaaggctgggagaacatggtcgatgacaagctttggaatgaagacacaacgtgaaggcactcaactgatgaagatgatcgagttgccgctgaccattatcaacaccacaaggatctcacttcataaagttaaagtatttcacgagcataactcaagggggagcttatgttaagggggagtttgtcaacacactttctacacaatacgggtagtttgttggtacactctctgctttcaagacgtgaagactttgaagatcctccgactatgaagacttaaaaggacatcagagttttggaaactcgaagaccaaagaccgtcgaagttcaagacgagtctgcaTCTATAGAAGATCAAGACAAGatcaagacaaagctacagccaagggggagtttgttggtgcacttgtgtctgtactttgtctgtattcggtctgtataaaaacgatgtcctaagtcagtctgtaagttgaccaagtcaactatcctcctagtttgacttggacaacatgatgttgtctggatcgaaggatagcctcgaaggatacaactgatccttcgaggtgctcgaaagatatggttcgaccatggttcgaccattaggcatcgaaggatgatccttcgatgtccatgctgatctttcggacacattgtcatcgacagatgatccttcggaccatctgtcgaatccttcggacagacctgttatgtatgggtataaatacccatgcagtgtgttagtgttagatagatgcacatttggagagttagagaaactctgctggaaaacacacacacacacattttagagagtttgcaaacaagattgtaaacattgtgcttgtaaccgtaaaccttcattcgtattaatacagtggtgttaatcggtgaactttgtgtgttcttgtgtttgttcttgcatcatcccggtttgcccgctagcttggattccgcactcgctagtgggttagtataacaaggtttaggtttgttctcgatcctccgagaaaagggacctacagtaGGCTAaaaatttaggttttttttttcaacctATAATTGTTAAAGAGGTGGATTGTGTTTTGAAGATGAAGAACCCTAGATATGTTAAGAGTGATTTGGGGAATTTTGAGTTTTCTGTGATCGAAGGGCTTTTGATTCATGATGCAGGTTTTGATAGGTTTCATCCATTGGAATTGATACGAGTGTAAGTGGTGATTTGAATATTATTAGGGTTTTTTTAGAGAGAGATAAAGAGGGTTGAGGATCTGGGCGGAGGCGGTGGCGGTGTGGTGGATCTGGATGGAGGCGGCGGTGTGGTTTGATGGTGGTGTGTGGCAAAATATATTTATTGCACAAATAGTCCTTAAAATAGAAAAAGACGATTTACCCTTGTGTGCAATGCACATGACTGAAATTAACTTAATTTTAACTAGGTTATGGCTAAAGGACCTAATTGTAATGGGTTTTGCAAATAaaagattgtgactgtaattattgaagttaaaggctatcttGCAATTcgatataaatataaaaatataaaatgacAAAGTGGTTAAGAGCCGCTACATTATttctaataaacaatcattagATTGAAATGCTCGAAAAAAGAATCACGATCGAAGCTGCACGGGGCCTATTATATCTACATGAGGAAATTTCTTTTATTGTTTCTTAGCATTATTACATTTAGGGTTATGACCATCGAACAAAGGAGGTTACTTTATGATGTAAAAGAAGGTTACTTTATGATGTAAGAGTAAGTTTTAGACATTCTTATATATAGGGTTTGTTAGTGCGTATTAGTGTGTTTGTTACTTTACGAGTATGCTAGATTAAGTCATTTGTTGAATTGTGATTGTAGGTTGTTATACGAATGAACTGGTTAACTATAGACTATCTAGTGAATGGAGGTCGTTCTCTGGATGTGTCTAGCGAATGTGGGTTTATTTTAGCGAATGGATTCCCATTCGTTAGGTTAGATTTAGCGAATGGGAGTTGCCTATATATACAGGTTCATTCATTGTGTGTGTCTTAAGTTTGAGAGAGATCACACTTGATATCTGGTTGTGTCATGATGTTAACTCAGTTGTATGAATCTATGATGATTATCTGAACGATGTTGTCCGACAATATACCGATTGTAGTGTTTATCTCAAACTTCCATCTTGTAACTGAATCAATCATTGTGTGCTGGTTTATTGATCCGATTCACGTTGTCATAGGGTTATAGAGTTATTACTAGTATAATTTAAATGTTCAACCCTAGTATTACATGGGTAGGTTACCTAGTAAAAAACTATATATACAGACAAAACCACCTTAAAACAAGATTGTTGCCAAGGCTCACGTATTGCGGTGATGACGCTTTAGTTGTTTATAGCTGCAGcacgttatgtgatgcgttaaccatatgaaaacgtgTATTCTGATATATCTGATTTAAAGCATTGCGGCTATAAAAGGAACGCAATCGAACCCAAGTTAGTTTAGTATGGATTCCACCTAACCACTACACCACCCTTACCTTTGCATCAAGGCTTAGTGGCATCAAAACATTCATAACTTGAATTTGTGCCATCGAAtgaatgaaaatgtattatatttgtcCTGCTCGTTTATGAACACAGTTTATGTCAAAAGGTATACCACCGAAAACGCACACAACAATAAGCATGAAAACGTTTTATATTTGACCAGACTCGTTTCCGGAAAAAAAAATGTCTATACGTTAATTATATCGTTTACGTTCAAATGTGAATTTATACAGACACATATGTTAAAATGTCAAAACTTAGACCAAccgaaaatatatataaaaataagcatgaaaacacATTATATTTGCTCCGTCTCATTTCCTAAAAATTACGTTGAAACATGAACTTAAATcgacacatacataaaaataagcaagtgagaaaataatttttgttttctttattttaaGCTAAAGTATGAAAATTCATAGGGTGAGTTTGAAAAACTAGAAGCCAAGGGAGTGAAACGACAATTTATAACATGTAACACTTCAATGTCACTTCACTCTTCACTCATAATCAGAGGTGGGATACTCTGCTCATAGAAGAAGAAATTATCTGGATCAACAACACCTTTCACCATAGCCAACCTCCTAAAATTGTCGCCAAAATACTTGCTACCCCAATTCATAGCATTCAAGTAACTTGTGTCATCTAAATTACCATTTTCACCTAAATCCAAATCCCTGTAATTCACATAAGCTGCTCTTGGATTCTTTGCCACATATGGTGTCATATTTTCGTACATATTTCTCATCCAACTTATACGCTTTGCGGATGATTCAATGCTGTCATTGTCCCATCGCTCAAGATATTGTATGTTATACAAATACCCTTTTCGGTGAGGGTAAGCAATTCTCGTTTCATGAATTTCATGCATCTTCCCACCGTGTGGTTCCATTACAAGAACCGGGTTGTCTCCCTCCAAACACCATTTCCATATCTCTTCCAGCTTTTCTTCGGGTATCGGTTCTTTCACATAGTCTGACTTACCATTGAAATAGCTTTTTGGGACGGGCTTCCTATCTTTTAGAACATCAATGCTTCTCCCAACTgtataattatcaaaataaagtACCGTTTCGATCCAACTCATTTCACTGCAGTCTTTTTCCTGTAAACCCAACTCAGGGAAGCTATCGGTTACGGTTTCCATGAGCTTATCCATATTTCCAAGAAACATCGAATTGAATATTACTTGGATTGTTCTGTTTCCTGCCTCATTTAAAGCAGGAAGTATTATAAGTCTCATGAATAAATCTCGACTTACATTGTGTGAAATGTACTGCCACTTGTTAAAAAGATTTGAACCACCTTCTTCTACAGTCTTGGAAAGACTAAAAACCGTAACTTTATTAGGAACATAAACAAGGTTAAGTTTCCAAGCGACTACAACCCCAAAACTCCCACCACCACCCCCTCTAATCGCCCAAAATAGATCTTCCCCCATAGATTTTCTATCAAGAATTTTCCCATTAGCATCAACAATCCTAGCATCGATAACATTATCGGCTGCTAGACCATACTTTCTCATCATATTACCAAACCCCCCTCCACTTATATGACCACCAACACCAACAGTTGGGCAGGTCCCTGCCGCAAATCCGAGATTTGGACTTTCTTGGAACACCCGGTAATAAAGTTCACCAAGGGTTGCACCACCCTCGACCCATGCAGTGTTCTGACCCGACTCTATGGTTACTGACCGCAATTCTCTTAGGTCAAGAACAACAAAAGGGAATTGGTAACTTGAAGTGTATGAAAGGCCAGCATTATCATGCCCACCACTTCGGATTCGGATTTGAAATTTCAAATGTTTGGAACAAAGTATTGCAGATTGTACATGGGAATATGTTAAGGGGGTGATTACAGCTAATGGTTTTGGAGTTGTAGGTGTTGAAAATCTAAGGTTTGTGATGGTTGACTTAAGAATAGATGAATATTCTGTGTCGTTTAGGGTGAAAACAAAATTTGTGGTTGTGACATTTGGATCTTGAGAAAGGCACTGAAGAAAATTATCAGCTAGCGGATCTGAAACTGCGGAAGAGATTAAAGCGGTAAGAAGCACAAAGAGATGTCGTAGAGTTTGTGTCATAATATTTAGCTCCATGTTTTCTTCTTGATTGTTGAATAATCCTCAAGTCTCGTCTGTATACTATATAGACAAAACTTTCTATTTGTAATATATAAAATATGAGTGGAATATGTTAAACAAGACTAACTCCAATGGTGTCCAAACTATTGTCGCTCGTGATGAGGTGGATGTGTCCAAATCTGAAGGCTCATTAATCTTCATCTATATTTCATTCAATATCCTTTTGTAAGGGCATAGGAATTTTAGGTTATTCTGCCattatattaatattatattaatatttgTACGGGAGTGGGcctaaagtaaaagaaaaaaaatattttatttatatagtGTGTGTATAGGTAGTGGATAGATAATAAGGTGGAAATTAAGAAGAGTAAGGATATGTGTAGGGTTGGAGATGAAATAAGGGTTTCTTaggatttttaaagatatgaTGTGACAGATGATGTGGCAGCTAAGGCCGACTAAGGACGCCCGTAGCATTAGACATAGTCTAAGTGGTCTtcccaaaaaataaataaagaaattgaacaaGTAGGtttggtattattattatttatatcttCTTAAAAAATGTTTGGGCGGTTTACAagtataatttgttttatttatgaAGTGTAAAATAATAATCTATCAAAGTGGAATCTTTTTTAACCTGAGTTTTTATTAAACAGTAGATAAAAGGCTAAATGGTGTAATCATATCTTTAGGTAGGTGTCATGTATCTCTAATCCATTATTCAAAACACTACATTAAGGGTGTGCTCATGACTCATGACCTAAACCACTATCCCCTTTATTTTtcttaatatatttttatctcaAATTCATCAATTGGGAGGATCGTGGTAAACGGTAAACGTGGTTCAATCCAAGTGAACCACCATCAATCAATGAGTGGACGGTGTACCATTTACTAATGTTTCTATACGGCAGATAATGTCCCAACCCACACCCCCCACTCTCCATAGCCTAAGAGTTATAGTGTTTAGAACGATTATTTATATAAGATATTATTTTGGTTAGTTGGGTTGTAACAACCCAATCCAGAACCGATTGACGTGTTACATTTAAGGTAAAGGGTGTCGTCTCAAAATTCTCTTTTACAGTTTTCTCCAAATTTCTCTAAATTATACGGAGTCGTCCTAATAGTTTTCCCAGAAATATTAAtagtttaatttaatttaaattattaattatttcatatatttacatgttttgagtataaattaaaataaaaaacaaagttaaaataaaacaataattttAAAACAAACAATacataatttaaatttaaatactCTTAATAAGCAACATTTTTAAATACTCATAATAAGTAACATTTTTAGGCATATGGTGTTATACCTTATGCATTCGGAGTTTTTCAATCATTTGGGGATATCAAAGCAATAAATATCATGCTTCttgaaaaaatctaaaaattctGAGAAACTTTTGGTACAAACCATTAGTTCTCACAAACAAGTGTTGAGAGAAAATGACCAAATCATTTCTGATTTAAAACATGAAGTTTCAACCCATTCTGCATAGCTTAAATCACTTCTTTAAAAATATCAATCCTGTCAAAAACAACTtgaatcaacacaagtaaattgaCAAAAGTGGGTTGAAGCATCCAAGGGATTTGAAATATTGCTAAATCAGCAATCTAACAGCAATGTGAAATTTGTTCTAGGGTATACTCACACAAAAAGGACCAAGTGATTACACTTCTAAAATTTAAGCTCATGATCTTGAATCCAATTCATCAATTAGAAAGGAGACAGTAAACACTAATTGTGGTTCCCATAACAAATTCCTTGATCAACACAACACTAAATGGTCTAATGATACATGTGTTGACAAGAAATTCTAGCCAATTACCTTTGTGACTTCTGATGTGAAGATAGCAACATCTGCTAACCCTCCAGTTGTTTCATACAAACTCTTGGCCTTAGTCAAAATttcaaaaccaaatcaaaattTGGTTCAAAAAGGTGCAAGAACACTAGAAACACATTATTTTTGCATTGTTTGTGAGAAAACCAATCACAACATTGAGGATTGTTACATGGACTTAGCTTATGAGAAAAGCAAGATTCAGAATTTGGAAAACTTTCATGAAAAGCTAGTATTCTATCCATGTAGTGATTCTAGCTACTGTGAGCCCAGATGCTCTTTTGAGGTCTTTAACACTATTGAAACACCTGTCACCTTGGCCCTGAATCACAGAAAGTTACCAGACCTGTACAAGTTACTGATGCACATCCTGTAAACAGTTGGCCAAAAAAGAAGAATTCTCATTCTACCCCTAAGCAGTACAAGCAAAGGAGGTCTGACCAAAGTGATGAGATAAAATCATTGGCAGAGAACCGAAAGGAGTTGATCAGAATGGTACAAAAGTTATCAATAGGACAAAATATTGGTCTAAGTAACCAATCAAGTTTTGATGGAACCATGCATGTAAGCGAGAAGGCATGGGTTCCAAAGTACTATCATTGAAAGGTTTCTCCAATTAAAAAAGGAGAACTACTGGTTTTAATCACCTTTGTACATATTGCACAAAACTGCTGGCTTGAACCAACAGTTTACCAAAATCCAGATGTTTCTTTTTTTATCGTTATACATTCCCTATAAGTAAGCTTCCAGATCAATATAGGATTCTTTTAAGCACCTTCAAATACTTTTGTGATCAATTGCAATCCAAATCTCAAAACCTCTTTCTGAATCTTTATTCTCTCATTGACTAATCATGGCAAACCTTGCTTTTCATCCTACCCACAACCTTCTTCCCTATTTAACTAAGGAGAAGGACACACTCAATATCATCATGTTATTGATCATCACCTTTTATCATGCCCTAACTATAAATTAAACAAAAGATTGAGATGAAAAAGAGTTTgactactattttttattttgatggttttgattcgCCAAAGGTGGTTGAGATGGTGGTTGTTTAGTCATTTTTTTGCAGCGCGTGTAGGCCCAAACAAAACCTAACAAAACCGTATTAGTAATTGAAATCTCTTTTGAAATTTTACTAGAACACTTAATAAGCTACAACTTTACCTGAAGTATCAAGTTCACATACATAATGATGATACAATCTGAAAATAACAAAAAGAATTTTAAGGGAGGGTAATCTTGATTATCTATATGATGCAACTTAAAAGTCAACTCAATAAAGTTTAATATTTTTTGGGACCATGGCCAATTTATTTCTATAAAAAACAAAGTTGAAACACAAAATCcaagaaaaataaatataaaatatttttagattCTTTTTCGGGTGTCAAATTATATAATCAAGCAAGATACACCGTTTGAGCCGCCGCAACGCGATGGGTGTCCAACTAGTTACAAAACATTTTACGTTACAAAACCAATCTAGCTAATTAATCATCAAACAACTTTTTCATCAAACGTTAAAAAACAACAATTTAATACTTATAAGACCCATGATCTAGCAACACGCCAAATCACAACCTTTAGCATGATCCAATGTCACTTTTCTCTTCACACGTTATCAAAGGGGGGATACTCTGCTCAAAAAAGAAGAAATTATCTGGATCAACAACACCTTTCACCATAGCCAACCTCCTAAAATTGTCACCAAAATACTTGCTTCCCCACTTCAAAGCATTCAAGTAACTTGTGTTATCTACATCATTTTCACCTAAATCCAAATCCCGGAAATTCACATAAGCTGCTCTTGGATTCTTTGCCACATATGGTGCCATATTTTCATACATCTTTCTCATCCAACTTATACGCTTTTCGGATGATTCAAAGCTGTCATCTTCCCATTTCTCTCTATATTGTACGTTATACAAATACCCTTTTCGATAAGGGTAAGCAATTATCGTGTCATCAATCTCGTGCATCTTTCCACCTTGCGGTTCCATTACAAGAACCGGCCAGTCTCCCTCCAAACACCATTTCCATATCTCTTCCAGCTTTTCTTCTGGTATTGGTTCTTTCACATAATCTGATTTATTAATGCCGTAGCTTTTGTCGACGGTGTTTCTTTCTTTAAGAACATCAACGCTTCTCCCAACTGTATAATCATCAAAATAAAGTACCGTTTCGATCCAACTCATTTCACTGCAGTCTTTTTCCTGTAAACCCAACTCAGGGAAGCCATCTGTTATGGTTTCCATGAGTTGATCCACATTTCCAAGAAACATCGAGCTGAACATCACTTGAATTGTTTTGTTTCCTGACTCATTTAAAGCAGGTTGTATTTCAACTCTTATGAATAAATCTCGACTTACATTGTGTGAAACGTACTGCCACTTGTTAAAAAGACTCGACCCACCTTCTTCTATTGTCTTGGTAAGGCTAAAAACCGTAACTTTATCAGGAACATAAACAAGATTCACTTTCCAAGCGACTACAACACCAAAACTTCCACCCCCACCCCCTCTAATTGCCCAAAATAGATCTTCCCCCATAGATTTTCGATCAAGAATTTTCCCATTAGCATCAACAATCCTAGCATCGATAACATTATCGGCTGCTAGACCATACTTTCTCATCATATTACCAAATCCCCCTCCACTTATATGACCACCAGCACCAACGGTTGGGCAGGTCCCTGCCGCAAATCCAAGATTTGGACTTTCTTGAGACACCCAGTAATAAAGTTCACCAAGGGTTGCACCAGTCTCGACCCATGCAGTGTTCTGACCCGACTCTATGATTACCGACCGCAGTTCTCTTAGGTCAAGAACAACAAAAGGGGATTGGTAACTTGAAGTGTATGAAAGGCCTTCGCTATCATGTCCACCACTTCGGATTCGGATTTGAAATTTTAGATGTTTGGAACAAAGTATTGTAGATTGTACATGGGAATATGTTAAGGGTGTGATTACAGCCAATGGTTTCGGAGTTGTAGGTGTGGAATACTTAAGGTTTGCGATGGTTGACTCAAGAATGAATGAATATTCTGAGTCATTTTGGGTGAACACAAAATTTGTGGTTGTGACATTTGGATCTTGAGAGAGGCACTGAAGAAAATTATCAGCTAGTGGATTTGAAACTGATGAAGAGATTAAAGCGGTAAGAAGCACAAAGAGATGTCGTAGAGTTTGTGTCATAATATTTAGCTCCATGTTTTCTTCTTAATTGTTGAATAATCCTCAGTCTCGTCTGTATACTATATATAGACAAAACTTCCTATTCTTGTATATAAAATATGAGTAGTATATGTTAAACTAAGCGGTCTTCCCAAAAAATAAGTAAAGAAATTGAACAAGTagttttgttattattattataatttatatAGAGGTCTTCTTAAAAAATGTTTGGGCGGTTGTTTTATTTATGAAgtgtaaaataataatttatcAAAGTAGAATCGTTTTTAACTGAGTTTTTATTAAATAGTAGGTAAAAGACTAAATGGTGTGGTGAAGACCACCGTGACTCTCCATAGAGGCGTCATGTCACTCATCTCTAATTCATCATCTAAAACTATTACTCTAATAGTGTGATCATGACTCATGACTCAAACCATTATCTCCTTTatttttttagtatatttttatctCAAAACCATCAAATAGGAGGGTCGTGGTAAACGTGGTTCAGTCCAAGCAAACCACCATCTATCAAGGAGGGCGGTGTACCATTTAATTAATGTTCCTATATGGCGATGTCCAACCCACGTCcctcacaccctatagcctaagagTTGTAGTGTTTAGAATGATTATTTATATAAGATATTACTTTTGTTAGTTGGGTTGTAACAACCGAACCCGGGATGGATTAATGTGTTACATTTAGGGTAAAGGGTGCCATTTCCGATTTCTCTTTTTCTGTTTTCCTCAAATTTTCCTAAATTGTACGGTGTCATTTTAGATTTTCATATTTTTCTCAGAAAtattaatatttaaatttaaCTTAAACTATTAATTATTTCATATATTTACTTGTTTTGagtataaattaaaataaataaacatagttaaaataaaacaacaattttaaataaacattacATAATTCAAATTTAAATACTCTTAGGAAGTAACATTTTTAAATACCCTTAATACATAATTCaaatttaaatatttaaatacTCTTAATAAGTAAACATTTTTTAAATACTCTTAATAAGTAACATTTTTAGGCATATGAGGTTATACTTTATGCATTaagagttaaaaaaaaaaaaaaaaaaaaaaaaaaaaaaaaaaccttgattttttacgttttgcaattttaacccacataatttatatgttgttttaattttaacccaaaacttttcattctTTGCAATTTAACATCACAACTTTTGCCCCTATACTTTTCATCCTTCGCGaatttatgttttacgtttcgttctaaatttttcgagttaatatcGCGCAACGTACGTGTatggtttaacgtttttatgtttcgttcaaaattttgcgaattaacacggcgcaacgtgcacGTGTTGTTCAACGTTTTTACGCCTATTTTTTCATGTTTCATTGATTCGCGCAACGCGtagatcctaggtcgagtcagtgttggtggtcacTGACGGTGGTGTGACATTCGTACTTTTTGGCAC of Helianthus annuus cultivar XRQ/B chromosome 1, HanXRQr2.0-SUNRISE, whole genome shotgun sequence contains these proteins:
- the LOC110941104 gene encoding berberine bridge enzyme-like 15; amino-acid sequence: MTQTLRHLFVLLTALISSAVSDPLADNFLQCLSQDPNVTTTNFVFTLNDTEYSSILKSTITNLRFSTPTTPKPLAVITPLTYSHVQSAILCSKHLKFQIRIRSGGHDNAGLSYTSSYQFPFVVLDLRELRSVTIESGQNTAWVEGGATLGELYYRVFQESPNLGFAAGTCPTVGVGGHISGGGFGNMMRKYGLAADNVIDARIVDANGKILDRKSMGEDLFWAIRGGGGGSFGVVVAWKLNLVYVPNKVTVFSLSKTVEEGGSNLFNKWQYISHNVSRDLFMRLIILPALNEAGNRTIQVIFNSMFLGNMDKLMETVTDSFPELGLQEKDCSEMSWIETVLYFDNYTVGRSIDVLKDRKPVPKSYFNGKSDYVKEPIPEEKLEEIWKWCLEGDNPVLVMEPHGGKMHEIHETRIAYPHRKGYLYNIQYLERWDNDSIESSAKRISWMRNMYENMTPYVAKNPRAAYVNYRDLDLGENGNLDDTSYLNAMNWGSKYFGDNFRRLAMVKGVVDPDNFFFYEQSIPPLIMSEE
- the LOC110884675 gene encoding O-acetylstemmadenine oxidase-like, coding for MELNIMTQTLRHLFVLLTALISSSVSNPLADNFLQCLSQDPNVTTTNFVFTQNDSEYSFILESTIANLKYSTPTTPKPLAVITPLTYSHVQSTILCSKHLKFQIRIRSGGHDSEGLSYTSSYQSPFVVLDLRELRSVIIESGQNTAWVETGATLGELYYWVSQESPNLGFAAGTCPTVGAGGHISGGGFGNMMRKYGLAADNVIDARIVDANGKILDRKSMGEDLFWAIRGGGGGSFGVVVAWKVNLVYVPDKVTVFSLTKTIEEGGSSLFNKWQYVSHNVSRDLFIRVEIQPALNESGNKTIQVMFSSMFLGNVDQLMETITDGFPELGLQEKDCSEMSWIETVLYFDDYTVGRSVDVLKERNTVDKSYGINKSDYVKEPIPEEKLEEIWKWCLEGDWPVLVMEPQGGKMHEIDDTIIAYPYRKGYLYNVQYREKWEDDSFESSEKRISWMRKMYENMAPYVAKNPRAAYVNFRDLDLGENDVDNTSYLNALKWGSKYFGDNFRRLAMVKGVVDPDNFFFFEQSIPPLITCEEKSDIGSC